One Archangium violaceum genomic window, GGATCATGTATGAGTAGGAGCGTCCCTCCTTCTCGATGATGTTCCCCACGAGCTCCACGCCGTCCACATGGTAGAGGATGATGGAGGCGTTGCGCACGCTGTTCCGACGGACCGTGACGAGCGAGTCGTACATCAGGTCGATCGAGCAGCCCTCGAGCGTGTTCTCCTCGACCAGGTTCCGCGTTGGATTCGTGCGCGGCGCCTTGTGGGAGTACTCGAGGATCCCCATCTTCCCGTTCGCGGAGCCCAGCGCCATGGTGATGTGGTTCCCACGGATGATCTGATCGGTGTTGCTCCAATAGATGATGGGGCCGTCGATGTAGCGGTTTCCGTCTCCGTCCCGCATGGTGTTGCGCTCCAGGAGGACGCCGCGACCGTCGGTGTTGACGAAGTCACCCCCTCGGTTGTGGTGGAACTGGTTGCCGCGGATCGTGATGTCCTGGCTCTTGTACTTCAGGCTCTCGATGTCGATCCCGAACTGCGGCGCCGTCCCGTTGATGTGGTGGATCTCGTTGTTCTCGATCAGGACGCGCATACCACCGACGATCGAAATGCCCTGACGACGGTTGTCGAAGATCTCGCTGTGGGTGATGGAAACGTCCTTGCAGGAGGAGCCCTCCTCGCCCTGCGCGACGATCAGGACGCCGTCGCCAATCGCCTTGCTCAGGCGGACGCGGTCGATGGCGACGCGCTCGCTCTCGTCCTCGATGCAGATGCAGTGGCCCTCCTCTCCATTCACCTTGAAGTCATGGACGTCGCGGTCGCCGATGATCGACCCGCCTGAGACGCCCACATCATGCGCGTGAGAGATGTCGATCACGCAGTAGGCCCAGGTGTCGGTCGGACGGAGTTGGAGCACCGTGTCGTCGTCCATCACCAGGATCATCCGGCTCGGGAGGACGATCCCTCCCGTGTAGGAATCCGAGAGCTTCTTCCCGATGGAGTAATGGCCGGTCGGGAGTTTCACGCGGCCGCAGCCCTCGTCGACGAGCGCCTGGAGGGCGGCGTTGATGCCATCGGTCGTCTCGTCCGGGTGTGTCCCGTCGTTCCAGATGTTCCACCTCGTCAGCTCGATGGTGCACTCCTTCGCCGGTACATTCGGCGAAGTCGGCAGCGGCGGAGCGGACGGCTCGGATCCTTGACCGGGGTCGGGATCGGATGCGCAGGCGGCGAGGAGGAGCGAGCTGGCGAGGACGATGTATCCGCGAGGTGAGAGTTTCATCAGTGCGCACGCTACAGCGCCCGGACCGCTCGACGAACACAGATGAACGACGGGATGGATGCGCACGGACTCCGAGTGCTCCGCATCCACGCGGCGGGCGAATCATCCTTCGAACTGCTGGGCGCTCTACCCAATGCTGGATGAGGGATGAAGAGTTGAGCGACCAGCTTGCCCCGTACGCGCCCCTGCGCCCCGGGTGACTATTTCTCGCGCAGTGCGGCGAGGACCTCGCGCGCGGCGGCTACGGACGAGGCCGGGTTCTGTCCGGTGACGAGCCGCCCGTCACGCACCGCGAAGCTGCCCCACATGGGGCCGGACTCGAAGCGGGCGCCCTGCTCCCGCAGCCGGGTCTCCAGGGGGAAGGGCACCACCGTGTCCAGCCTCACCGCCTTCTCCTCCTCGTTGGTGAAGGCCGCCACGCGCTTGCCCTCCACGATGGGTTTGCCATCCGGTCCCTTCACGCCCACGAGGGCCGCCGGCCCGTGGCAGACGGCCGAGACCACCGCGCCCCGGGCATACGCCGTCGTGAGCAGCGAGTGCAACGGCGCGTGCGTCGCCAGGTCCCACATCACGCCGTGGCCGCCCACCACGAAGTAGGCGTCATAGGTGTCCTTCACCTTCTCGAGGACGAGGGTGTTCGCGAGCTTCTTCTTCGCCGTCTCGTCCGCGAGGAAGGCGCGGGTGGCCTCGGAGGCCTCCTTCTCGCTCTTGGGGTCCGCCGGGGCCATTCCGCCCAGGGGCGAGGCGATGTCCACCTGCGCGCCCGCCTTCGTGAACTCGGCG contains:
- a CDS encoding type 1 glutamine amidotransferase domain-containing protein; its protein translation is MKALTAVKILLIVTSHTQLGNTKETTGFWLEEMAAPYAEFTKAGAQVDIASPLGGMAPADPKSEKEASEATRAFLADETAKKKLANTLVLEKVKDTYDAYFVVGGHGVMWDLATHAPLHSLLTTAYARGAVVSAVCHGPAALVGVKGPDGKPIVEGKRVAAFTNEEEKAVRLDTVVPFPLETRLREQGARFESGPMWGSFAVRDGRLVTGQNPASSVAAAREVLAALREK
- a CDS encoding right-handed parallel beta-helix repeat-containing protein, with amino-acid sequence MKLSPRGYIVLASSLLLAACASDPDPGQGSEPSAPPLPTSPNVPAKECTIELTRWNIWNDGTHPDETTDGINAALQALVDEGCGRVKLPTGHYSIGKKLSDSYTGGIVLPSRMILVMDDDTVLQLRPTDTWAYCVIDISHAHDVGVSGGSIIGDRDVHDFKVNGEEGHCICIEDESERVAIDRVRLSKAIGDGVLIVAQGEEGSSCKDVSITHSEIFDNRRQGISIVGGMRVLIENNEIHHINGTAPQFGIDIESLKYKSQDITIRGNQFHHNRGGDFVNTDGRGVLLERNTMRDGDGNRYIDGPIIYWSNTDQIIRGNHITMALGSANGKMGILEYSHKAPRTNPTRNLVEENTLEGCSIDLMYDSLVTVRRNSVRNASIILYHVDGVELVGNIIEKEGRSYSYMIHQSTGTASENILNGTPYEIAMTPDAPFSNWDGQ